The following proteins come from a genomic window of Oncorhynchus tshawytscha isolate Ot180627B unplaced genomic scaffold, Otsh_v2.0 Un_contig_15429_pilon_pilon, whole genome shotgun sequence:
- the LOC121838795 gene encoding LOW QUALITY PROTEIN: F-box/LRR-repeat protein 18-like (The sequence of the model RefSeq protein was modified relative to this genomic sequence to represent the inferred CDS: deleted 4 bases in 3 codons), with translation MSDFSDEILLSILCYVSTSDLVNNVSRTCRKLHTLCYDKTLLTTVTLSEEYTADDGAIRQVLKHLSNHVQSLSLSGCYWLSGSTIDRLIRCRSLVRLDLSGCRVTSLRLSRLLSSLPLLRSLAFDVSPGFDSAQLSGEARDSLSRLAELRQTVLTPSYGVVPCCSSLFSLQLQLDILDVTREGTSMCCQLMMGQSSVPHYQQLEEFTACLAPGEVNQTLLLLYLAVFSVRVPERLRSFLVSVPGPNPAHWPSASSLAHSLVQHGDLEALQLPRSWLDATSLGRVLLSNAPKHLNFSRCPTLRQTVIQSLTGTGVRDSTRLVSLNLSGIGHTSNYPECSRARGRGGACCEAMSRLVICCPNLSHLNLLHTHYHHDNAHTPGLEANTHLCTSLSKLTHLRSLALPACALSDGSHTPSPFPLPSSLLLGLRKPSRVGLQTYRPGSGTLSPGRAPLGWTLLAGCPCLEVLEITGPGFISALPRLEPCARVCVDQRTCVNARGVGDAHVAALRGFRGLRRLTLAGLPGVLKGTGLVQVAEHCRDLQALSLANLGSLKTWNYSAALLDTLRNCTQLTQLRLEQPYLVCNGAFWEALSCCSRLRRLCLISRNGTFHPAAVVTMECWLHYETLLDRFSVERPALSVVIYPLLHEDLPLVIRDMPLPLLDQLTLFQSRVAQAPPSSQLGHQRAKRQLANQSPSSPW, from the exons ATGTCAGACTTCTCCGATGAGATCTTGTTAAGTATCCTGTGCTATGTCTCGACCTCTGACCTCGTGAATAACGTTTCCCGGACCTGCCGCAAGCTACACACGCTCTGCTATGACAAGACACTGCTGACCACGGTCACACTGTCTGAAGAATACACg GCAGATGACGGCGCTATTCGCCAGGTGCTGAAGCATCTATCCAATCACGTGCAGTCCCTCAGCCTTAGCGGCTGCTATTGGCTGTCGGGTTCAACCATCGACCGCCTGATTCGCTGTCGCTCCCTGGTGCGTCTGGACCTATCAGGTTGTCGCGTCACCTCCCTGCGTCTGTCccgcctcctctcatccctccccctcctccgaTCTCTCGCTTTTGACGTATCGCCTGGCTTCGATTCCGCCCAGCTGAGTGGGGAGGCCCGTGATTCGCTGTCTCGGCTGGCGGAGCTGAGACAGACGGTCCTGACGCCGAGTTACGGGGTCGTTCCCTGCTGCTCCAGCCTCTTCAGTCTGCAGCTGCAGCTGGACATACTTGACGTCACCAG ggagggtACCAGTATGTGTTGCCAGTTGATGATGGGTCAGAGCAGTGTTCCTCACTACCAACAGCTGGAGGAGTTTACTGCCTGTCTGGCACCTGGAGAG gtgaaccagactctactcctcctctacctcgCTGTGTTCAGTGTTCGTGTTCCGGAGCGTCTCCGCTCCTTCCTGGTTTCAGTTCCTGGTCCGAACCCCGCCCACTGGCCTTCTGCGTCCTCATTGGCCCATAGCCTCGTTCAGCATGGCGACCTGGAAGCCCTGCAGTTGCCTCGCTCCTGGTTGGACGCCACGTCGCTA GGACGGGTCCTTCTTAGCAACGCTCCCAAGCACTTGAACTTCTCCCGTTGCCCCACGTTACGACAAACTGTCATCCAATCGCTGACTGGCACTGGAGTGAGAGACTCAACGCGATTGGTCAGCCTGAATCTTAGTGGTATAGGCCACACCTCCAATTATCCAGAGTGCAGTAGAGCGCGGGGGAGAGGAGGAGCTTGTTGC GAGGCGATGAGCCGGTTGGTTATTTGCTGTCCCAATCTGTCACACCTcaacctgttacacacacactatcaccaTGACAACGCACACACACCTGGGCTGGAGGCCAACACACACCTGTGTACCAGCCTGTCCAAACTCACACACCTCCGGTCTCTGGCGCTGCCCGCGTGCGCCCTGTCGGACGGTTCACACACACcgtcccccttccccctcccctcctctctgctgcTGGGACTGAGGAAGCCGTCCCGCGTGGGGCTCCAGACCTACAGGCCAGGCTCGGGGACTCTCTCCCCAGGGAGGGCACCTCTGGGCTGG ACCCTGCTGGCCGGCTGCCCCTGTCTGGAGGTTCTGGAGATAACAGGACCGGGCTTCATCTCTGCCCTGCCGCGTCTTGAGCCCTGTGCCAGGGTGTGTGTGGATCAGAGGACGTGTGTGAACGCTCGCGGGGTGGGGGACGCGCACGTTGCGGCTCTCCGGGGGTTCCGGGGGCTGCGGAGGCTGACGCTGGCGGGGCTGCCGGGGGTCCTGAAGGGGACTGGGCTGGTACAGGTGGCTGAGCACTGCCGGGACCTTCAGGCATTATCTCTGGCCAACCTGGGGTCCTTAAAGACCTGGAACTACAGCGCCGCCCTGCTGGACACACTGAGGAACTGCACCCAGCTCACACAGCTACG gttgGAGCAGCCCTACCTGGTGTGTAACGGTGCATTCTGGGAGGCGTTGTCATGCTGTTCTCGTCTCCGCCGCCTCTGTCTCATCTCGCGGAACGGAACCTTCCACCCCGCTGCCGTGGTTACCATGGAGTGCTGGCTGCACTATG AAACACTGCTAGaccg